The following nucleotide sequence is from Cyclopterus lumpus isolate fCycLum1 chromosome 20, fCycLum1.pri, whole genome shotgun sequence.
GAAAAACAGGGTTTGGGTCTGGCATACCTCTTCCCCTTCCCCACCTACAGTACGTTCCTGTCACCCTGAACTACAATTAAATACACTATACGGACAAATGCAATATTTTATGTAAAAGAGTCAAATCTAGCTTGAAGAGATCTCCATTGCATTAATGACTGATATAAAGGATTAGGATGTCGTAACACACCTGCCTactcatatataataataaataatttccgttttctttcttttcttctaggTCACTGTGGTGATGTGGACCAGAACCATGTAATCAGTAAGTTTAATGTGTAATAAAATAGCATGACCATAACTCTTTGATATAATGAAAAAGTGTGATAATTATAAGACTAATACAAATGGACAGAGGGGACTGTAGCATCAAATGGTTTCCACTTCTTAGCTGTCAATGTAGTTTTCAGTTTTTAATGAATAGTAAATGGAGTATTTTCACAGGTCACTGCAGTTTATTCAGAATTGTGTGCATGCTCTGGAGCCCCACAGACTTCATGCATTTCAACCTATTCAGTGTAACTGGTGATTTAATGGTTTAGTGCGTGATTACATGTCAATCATAAGTTCACCTCTACAGCTTCGCTTCTGCTGTCTGCTGGTGCTGAATGACAAAATATGTATTCTCCTGCTGTTTCTCTGTAATATGTGTGGAATTTTCTGTAATTAGTTTTATGGTAAGACGAGGTGTCTAAACTGTATACATAGTTATGCAGCAATCGCAATGAGAGAGATTACGGTGCAGCAATTGCATCTAAATTAAGTGGTTTGATTATGATGGGTTAATGGAATTGATAAGAAATATTGTGAATGGACCACCTATTAGATTGCTTAAATGTATtgcttttttaataataataataatgctcttcattcaagaatctcagagtgccatgTTGTAAAAGCTATTTGGAGATAAATGATCAAATTTAGTTTTGAGGATTATGATTGAGGCTGAGGAATTCATTAAAATCTCTGcaagactttttttattttgcaaaagCACAGCTAACACTCCCAAACACTTTCAGTTATTTAAACTTTGTCAACATGTTATTCAATCCCCGGTCCCTGATTAAAACAGCAGCACAGCTTCTCTGTAATTGAACCTTGTCACTCTTTGCTCTACAGACTGTGTGCCCACATGCTGAGGAGTCAGTGCTGACAGATCCAGGCCTGGAGGGTTCCAAAGTTCACAAGCAAAAAGCTCAgcaaaaaacttttttttaaataaaagactgCAACAGAGTCTTAATATTGTAAAACCTGAAATGTTACCAGTTACAGCTGAATAAAACCAAATGGAGCATAATCAAGTTTTTGTCAAACGTTttcagtttaaaaagaaaaacacaatgagCCAAATCTGATCTGGCACCAGCTGCCAGAGCAGAGATGTGGAGGGTTGAGAGAGTTTGGTTACAAAACTAAATTACCAAACGGGCCTCCTAGCTCCACCCAGTAccttttgtgtatgtgtgttacataACCAGCTGATTGCAGGTCTGCGCTTATCTTCTGTGCTTGTCTTTGCAAAACGGGGCTCTGATGAGTCCACCAATACATTTTTGCAAATGGAGAATTCAAAGCCAGCCCATGAACAGTGATGGATTTAGGAGGCAAGATTTGTCACATAAAACAGAGGTTTATGCAACATTTCATGTCAAACAAGACAATCTTCTCACTCTGATGTTACTAAACTTAAACATGCAAAGAACAATTACATCACCATCATTAATATGGCTTTTTTATGATCAGTTTACATTGTGAAGTTCTTACATATTACTGCCTCAACGCAGGTGTCGATGCAATTTGCTGCAAAATAATTCATTTTGTTACAGTTGGTTTGTTTTATCTAAAACAGTTTAAATGCGAAGGCCAAAGAGTTTTTGAAATCCAAAAGCTAGCAGCCAGACGGGGGAGGAgtcagaaagaggaggaggggatggggaGCCGGACTCTGCAGGATAAAAGGAGCCTCCACCTCCCTTCTGCTCTTCACCTCTCCCCGATACTTCACTCACCGAAGCACAGAGCATAAAGGAGAAGCCATGAGGAACACACTGCTGAGGATGCTGGGCGCCCTGATGTGTGTGCTAGCGGCCTGCGCCGAAGTCGTGCCTCTTCAAGACTTCGACCTGGAGAAGGTAAGGAAGTATTACTACTTCAAGactagatggatagatagatagatagatagatagatagatagatagatatgtactttattcatccccagggggaaatttatttgtagcagcagcagcagcaaataaGGTtatgttgggttgtagtggattttatatatatttgcacatgtagataagagaagtttatgttttaaattaatacataaagaaagatatgataattaatttgggatattatgaggaatattctggaggaatgtattatgaaacataagagaggatcactgttttattattctgttttaatgacaaatgtaatgattaactgtatgatgcatgggaatgaatgaatgttttattgtttagacaatagttaaaatggatgccgattgaaacctaatgtgttgcttttattctgaaggcaggatagtaggttttattctgatggggaacttcctgtccttgaccggaagtgtgagctttgacctcgccagcttatcaattggcttagcgaacagaactgcggcatcctttgaactgaccaatggaactaacctttaggtgtgaattcatttgcatgaccagactaacgaccgagcatttgttctggggagacatggttctactggtctggagactcgagacagccccggtctgttgctccttgggagctgcagtccgtctgtggagagttcgtcctttctggccccacgatcgtgaacgctacatgagtattatctttgccattaaattttgttaactttaactcattgaatcctgaatttcctgcggccacgggacccggagctttgaacacgaatcttacagttaacatatatacaatacaatacaatagcagagcaggacatattacatttaagaacataaaataattaaatactaaagaaaattaaaagtaatgcaaagtatatacagtgtatataagtgagtataaagtgaagcagtgcaagggttattgattttgattcaatttgaggaggatctggccggatgtgatttattataaagtctaatagccgtggtcaggaatgttctcctgtatcatgaatgttctcctgtatcatgaatgttctcctgtatcaggaatgttctcctgtatctgtccctgtgacagcggagctgaagcagtctgttggagaacgttctccgctgtccctgcaacAGGTGGTGCAGAGGGTGAACGTTGATAGCTACAACAATCACTAGGGAATAAAGTCAGGAAGAGGAATTAGTATCTGTGGTTGGTTAATGCGTTTCATGGAATCACTTGTTGGGGCAGACTGCTCTTTTAAAAGTAGTTTATATAGAACATAGGTGTTGTGTAATAATACTTGTGCTGCAGTTTAGATAACGTCAAGTACTGCTTTGATTGAAGAGCCTCCATCGCCCTTCATTACGCCCTTCTGTCTTTTTCATTTGCTAGATGGCAGGCAAGTGGTATATTGTTGGTTTTGCCACTAATGCCCAGTGGTTCGTGGACAACAAGACAGGGATGAAGACAGGCACTGCCATGTTAGTGCCAACTGGAGGAGACCTGGACCTCACCTACGCCAACCTGAAGTGAGTGATTATGTCCCCGTACCTTCAAATCAAAATATCTCGATGATTGTGGAAGACTAAGTAACTATTCCTCATTTAGTGCTGATGGTACCTGCTGGAGAACGACCCACCTCGCTAAGAAAACCGTCACTCCTGGACACTTCACCTTCCGCAGCCAGAGTGAGTAGAGAGCGCAACacaaacacgaacacacacaagggacacacacggAAACGTCCAGCAGCATGACCGCTctatttctgcttccatcagtTTGGAACAATGACAACGACATGCGCATTGTCGACGTGGCGTACGACGACTACGCTCTGGTCCACACTGTGAAGACAAAGGACGGCGTGTCTGAGGTCCTCAACAAGCTCTACAGTAAGTATGGATCCGTCACACCACGAAGGGGGAAAGCACAGTaagttgaatgtgtgtgtgcaggaattGGTTGATGTTTAATACAACTCATTCTGTGTTTGCAGGTCGCACTCCTGAGGCATCGGCGGTCCTGCAGCAGAAGTTTTCCCAGCTCTCCCTGGAGACCGGCATCCTCCCTGACAACGTCGTTATCTTGCCTCAGAATGGTGCGTAATGAACACGCAACAACCGCACACATACTTTGATGTACATGCATTTGAACTGTTTTCCGAAAACAGTTCAGACCTTTGCTCACTGGCCTCCCCATGTGTGTTGTTACAGGCGAGTGTCCCGAGGTCTGAAGGGTCCCCTGCTATTTTCCATCCTTCATCTCTTGCTGTCCCAGGATTTCTCAAAGCTACACCTTCAGCATTTTACTCATGTCCCTGCTGCATACCAAAGACTAATCCTGATAGGAGTTCAGGCCTCATTACCCCCCACTCACACATTAGTTGTGGCATCAGAGTGGAACCAAAAAGGGCTGATGTTGAAATAAAGGGAACGGTTGAAA
It contains:
- the ptgdsb.1 gene encoding prostaglandin D2 synthase b, tandem duplicate 1, translating into MRNTLLRMLGALMCVLAACAEVVPLQDFDLEKMAGKWYIVGFATNAQWFVDNKTGMKTGTAMLVPTGGDLDLTYANLNADGTCWRTTHLAKKTVTPGHFTFRSQIWNNDNDMRIVDVAYDDYALVHTVKTKDGVSEVLNKLYSRTPEASAVLQQKFSQLSLETGILPDNVVILPQNGECPEV